The Sulfuricurvum sp. genome contains a region encoding:
- a CDS encoding cache domain-containing protein, which translates to MSIWVSSMLSGSEQKEKIYADKATSMEKIYTKAIDDQDVMLMMNAINISTNTGIIEGLKTNDRTKVLETLQSIKKRYKNNALFGNVKIHVHDRNIHSFVRLWNPEKFGDDLSGFRKSIVAVKETRSPVLALEVGVTGVELRGIVPIVSGNEYVGSVEFMQGADTIVTALKKKFNLNVIIALDNRYLETAKELHDAAKIGSNLTLATQEKIVDKEFLDELKQTTLDTNTKTFTTNHYYTKVVQLKDFSGNVVAYAFLGEPLGVLEEQVNESKKVLLRQVVINSIGGFLILILLFYVIRIAFSQVQDNVKTFN; encoded by the coding sequence ATGAGCATTTGGGTTAGTAGTATGTTGTCTGGTAGTGAGCAAAAAGAGAAAATTTATGCTGATAAAGCGACCTCTATGGAGAAGATTTATACAAAAGCAATAGATGATCAGGATGTTATGTTGATGATGAATGCAATTAATATATCGACAAACACGGGAATTATTGAGGGGTTAAAAACAAACGATAGAACAAAAGTGTTAGAGACACTTCAATCGATAAAAAAAAGGTATAAAAACAACGCACTATTCGGTAATGTAAAAATACATGTACATGATCGAAATATTCACAGTTTTGTTCGACTTTGGAATCCAGAAAAATTCGGAGATGATCTGAGTGGTTTTCGTAAATCTATCGTAGCCGTAAAAGAGACGAGAAGTCCCGTTCTTGCACTTGAAGTAGGGGTTACAGGGGTAGAATTACGCGGCATTGTACCAATTGTTAGCGGTAATGAATATGTTGGTTCGGTAGAATTCATGCAAGGAGCCGATACGATTGTTACCGCATTAAAAAAGAAATTTAATTTAAATGTCATTATTGCATTAGATAACCGTTACCTAGAGACGGCGAAAGAGCTTCACGATGCTGCTAAAATAGGTTCCAATTTGACGTTGGCAACCCAAGAAAAAATAGTTGATAAAGAATTTTTGGATGAGTTAAAACAAACCACTTTGGATACCAATACCAAAACGTTCACTACTAACCACTATTATACAAAAGTAGTTCAGCTAAAAGATTTTTCTGGTAATGTTGTAGCTTATGCATTTTTAGGAGAACCATTAGGTGTTCTTGAAGAGCAGGTCAATGAGTCCAAAAAAGTATTACTCCGCCAAGTGGTTATTAATTCTATTGGGGGCTTTTTGATCTTGATTTTATTGTTTTATGTTATCCGTATTGCATTCTCTCAGGTTCAAGATAACGTCAAAACATTTAACTAA
- the modA gene encoding molybdate ABC transporter substrate-binding protein: MKLLKIVLASLAFASALSAQTITVAAAANLKYALADIAKEFTKDSGIDVKIITGASGKLTQQIMSGAPYDAFLSADVEFPAKLAQGGFTTTPSTVYAYGSLVLWSDTGVDLSKGVEVVADSSVKKIAVANPKTAPYGVEAMNTMKFYKVADVATPKIITAESISQVGSYVTTKAVDVGFMAKSIVLSPEMKNVGKWVEVDPKTYNIIDQAMVGLKNGLPENQIAAKKFLRYMSSPKALEILKASGYGLPKK; the protein is encoded by the coding sequence ATGAAACTGTTAAAAATTGTATTGGCATCCCTCGCGTTTGCCTCAGCTCTTAGCGCACAAACGATTACGGTTGCAGCGGCGGCTAATCTCAAATATGCTTTGGCAGATATTGCCAAAGAATTTACCAAAGACTCAGGAATCGATGTTAAAATTATCACCGGTGCATCTGGAAAATTGACGCAACAAATCATGAGTGGTGCTCCGTATGATGCATTTTTGTCAGCGGATGTCGAATTTCCGGCGAAACTGGCACAAGGTGGGTTTACTACAACACCATCAACCGTCTATGCGTATGGCTCACTCGTACTGTGGAGTGATACAGGGGTGGATCTCTCCAAAGGTGTAGAAGTTGTCGCTGATTCTTCAGTGAAAAAAATTGCTGTTGCTAATCCTAAAACTGCACCATATGGTGTAGAAGCCATGAATACCATGAAATTTTACAAAGTTGCCGATGTGGCTACGCCTAAAATCATTACCGCTGAATCAATCTCACAAGTGGGAAGCTACGTAACTACTAAAGCGGTTGATGTCGGGTTTATGGCAAAATCAATCGTCCTAAGCCCAGAGATGAAAAATGTTGGTAAATGGGTCGAAGTTGATCCTAAAACCTATAATATTATTGATCAAGCGATGGTAGGACTTAAAAACGGTTTACCGGAAAATCAGATTGCGGCAAAAAAATTCTTGCGCTATATGTCATCACCAAAAGCACTTGAAATCTTAAAAGCGAGCGGATACGGCTTGCCAAAAAAATAA
- a CDS encoding shikimate dehydrogenase, whose product MKIFTIFGDPVSHSRSPLMHNTVFKTLGINACYTRTHLDDGALLKETFFAKKLNGANVTVPHKEAAFQACDEVRGVAKEIGAVNTLIEENGRLIGYNTDADGFYSAIQSFGSLSNALILGAGGTARALAIVLRHHNITPTILNRSKNRLSYFQDNGFESYTWETFMPNTYDMIINTTSAGLSDNHLPIDETLLTTLLSRAKCAVDVIYGKETPFLSVVKKASLPYKDGSNMLLEQGVLANILFLNNQFSAQEIEPIMHRSFLL is encoded by the coding sequence ATGAAAATTTTTACCATTTTCGGTGATCCGGTAAGCCATTCTCGCTCGCCGCTCATGCATAACACCGTTTTTAAAACATTAGGGATTAATGCGTGTTATACCCGCACCCATTTAGATGATGGAGCACTGCTCAAAGAGACTTTTTTTGCCAAAAAGCTAAACGGTGCAAACGTCACTGTTCCCCATAAAGAAGCGGCATTTCAAGCCTGCGATGAAGTACGCGGAGTGGCTAAAGAGATTGGTGCGGTTAATACCCTTATCGAAGAAAACGGTCGTCTTATCGGCTATAATACCGATGCCGATGGTTTTTATTCCGCTATTCAATCGTTTGGTTCTCTCTCCAATGCTTTGATTTTAGGGGCGGGTGGAACGGCTCGCGCGTTAGCAATCGTATTACGCCATCACAACATCACCCCAACCATTTTAAATCGTTCCAAAAATCGACTTAGCTATTTTCAGGATAATGGATTTGAATCTTATACGTGGGAAACCTTTATGCCAAACACGTATGATATGATCATCAACACCACCTCCGCAGGACTCAGCGATAATCATCTTCCGATAGATGAAACTCTTTTAACAACCCTACTCAGCAGGGCAAAATGTGCCGTAGACGTCATTTATGGAAAAGAGACACCTTTTTTATCAGTCGTCAAAAAAGCCTCACTTCCCTATAAAGACGGCTCTAATATGCTCTTGGAACAAGGGGTACTCGCAAATATCCTTTTTTTAAACAATCAATTCAGTGCACAAGAGATAGAACCTATCATGCACCGAAGTTTTTTGCTATAA
- a CDS encoding DUF1882 domain-containing protein, whose product MTSMDMKLIKMISDHYWIKHEGTFDKIEFKGRTFYNKYEKIPKMLTQALIDQHLKKQITIAHSLINQFNKVENIVIDYNGTDPQRFYHKAQLLLREEGFINFTAFETKTPGHLHVYIHKGHTTLQEAIQLGKMISMKLAAKQPKQWRMFPADDLPLEYNILNLPYEVYAKERGASWSKHM is encoded by the coding sequence ATGACATCGATGGATATGAAACTGATCAAAATGATTTCAGATCATTATTGGATAAAACATGAAGGTACGTTTGACAAGATAGAATTCAAAGGACGTACTTTCTATAACAAATATGAAAAAATTCCTAAAATGCTAACTCAAGCACTCATCGATCAACATTTAAAAAAGCAAATCACGATAGCACACTCTCTCATTAACCAATTTAATAAAGTTGAAAATATTGTCATTGATTATAATGGTACCGATCCTCAACGCTTTTATCATAAGGCACAATTGTTGCTTAGAGAAGAGGGATTTATTAATTTCACCGCTTTCGAAACAAAAACACCGGGACATTTGCATGTTTATATCCATAAAGGACATACTACACTGCAAGAAGCGATACAATTGGGTAAAATGATCTCTATGAAACTGGCTGCTAAACAACCAAAACAGTGGCGTATGTTTCCCGCTGATGATCTACCGCTTGAGTATAACATTCTTAATTTGCCTTATGAAGTCTACGCTAAAGAGCGCGGTGCTTCATGGTCAAAACATATGTAA
- a CDS encoding TOBE domain-containing protein produces MKIDGRFWLTKENQSFLGYGRIELLERIDTTGSINAAAKEMKMSYKAAWERINGMNALADQPLIERSTGGKGGGGTKLTPYAHELIATFHRLGELHRQFIDRFAEAGNDPERLARILSRTFLTTSARNQIPSTLQTIETNGLHSTLTLSLSGSDTLRSTITAKSVENMGLAIGCDTYAIIKSSDIHIASSRPDSKTSDNILSGTIETLERSGENIEIGLRLEGGTLLIALEKQDALQNLQVGISAYAIISPLHIIIGL; encoded by the coding sequence ATGAAGATTGACGGACGTTTTTGGCTTACCAAAGAGAATCAAAGCTTTCTAGGTTACGGTAGGATTGAACTGTTGGAGCGAATCGATACCACAGGATCGATCAATGCTGCTGCAAAAGAGATGAAAATGTCTTACAAAGCGGCGTGGGAGCGAATCAACGGGATGAATGCCCTAGCCGATCAGCCACTCATAGAACGTTCAACGGGAGGAAAAGGGGGAGGAGGAACAAAACTCACCCCCTATGCCCATGAGCTCATCGCTACTTTTCATCGCTTGGGGGAACTGCATCGCCAGTTCATCGACCGTTTCGCTGAAGCAGGCAATGACCCCGAACGGCTCGCACGCATCCTCAGCCGTACCTTTCTCACCACCAGTGCACGAAACCAAATCCCCTCAACCCTCCAAACTATCGAGACTAACGGTTTACATTCGACCCTCACACTCTCCCTCAGCGGTTCAGACACCCTTCGCTCCACCATCACCGCTAAATCGGTAGAGAATATGGGATTAGCTATCGGATGTGACACCTACGCAATTATCAAATCAAGTGATATTCATATCGCATCATCACGTCCCGATTCTAAGACATCTGATAATATCCTCAGTGGAACGATCGAAACATTAGAGCGTTCAGGTGAAAATATTGAGATAGGATTACGATTAGAAGGAGGAACACTCCTCATCGCCCTCGAAAAACAAGATGCCCTCCAAAATCTGCAAGTGGGCATAAGTGCCTACGCTATTATCTCACCGTTACATATTATCATCGGGTTATAG
- a CDS encoding anthranilate synthase component I family protein, giving the protein MIHSHRFSLDQFAPIAVYEKLKEQFSGEISFLLESAGNSNGNYSIIAIGARERLRYQNNTTQHTDINNFTSESNESPFSFLKRYYQTIDQRYYHAKAKELDIGYIDGFIGYIGYDMVQVFEPTLNSSMAHLEDQTHIPDMDLILPKFVAVVSHKTATITFITSLETIQEQFSDIEKSLKESYHFTPLIPIKNDKGGSFIHTKEKFFEMVDKSKEMIRSGDVFQILMTNRYVRHASIDPFSFYRVLRIKNPSPYMYLMEYGDFSIVGSSPEVMVRLSDGDILLRPIAGTRKRGGSKQRDLELEEELLSDPKELSEHLMLIDLGRNDVGRVAQTGTVRVEEMMHVERYSHVMHIVSDVHATLKSDKDMFDLLAATFTAGTMTGAPKIRSMELIAEFEGVKRGFYSGTIGYFGFDGNMDSAITIRTALVKENEIILQAGAGIVADSVHELEYLEVTNKLGALTSTLDDLINPT; this is encoded by the coding sequence GTGATCCATTCTCACCGTTTTTCCCTCGATCAATTTGCCCCAATTGCCGTCTATGAAAAGCTCAAAGAGCAATTTAGCGGCGAAATCTCTTTTTTATTAGAGAGCGCCGGAAACAGTAACGGTAATTATTCAATTATCGCTATTGGTGCTCGCGAACGATTGCGTTACCAAAATAATACAACCCAACATACTGATATAAATAATTTTACTTCAGAAAGTAATGAATCCCCTTTTTCATTTTTAAAACGCTATTACCAAACCATCGATCAACGCTATTATCATGCTAAAGCCAAAGAACTCGATATCGGGTATATCGATGGATTTATCGGGTATATCGGTTATGATATGGTGCAAGTGTTTGAACCTACTTTAAACTCCTCTATGGCACATTTAGAAGATCAAACCCATATCCCCGATATGGATTTAATCTTGCCAAAATTTGTGGCGGTTGTCTCTCATAAAACGGCTACTATTACCTTTATCACATCACTGGAAACTATCCAAGAGCAATTTAGTGATATTGAAAAATCTCTCAAAGAATCCTATCACTTTACCCCACTCATCCCTATCAAAAATGACAAAGGCGGCAGTTTTATCCATACAAAAGAGAAATTTTTTGAGATGGTGGACAAATCCAAAGAGATGATTCGTAGTGGAGATGTCTTTCAAATTTTGATGACAAACCGTTATGTTCGTCATGCTTCTATCGACCCGTTTAGTTTTTATCGTGTATTACGAATCAAAAACCCCTCACCGTATATGTATCTCATGGAGTATGGTGATTTTAGTATCGTCGGTAGCTCTCCTGAGGTGATGGTGCGTCTCAGTGATGGGGATATTTTACTCCGCCCTATCGCAGGAACACGTAAACGTGGTGGTAGTAAACAACGTGATTTGGAACTCGAAGAGGAGCTTTTGAGTGATCCTAAAGAGCTCTCAGAGCATCTCATGCTTATCGATCTCGGACGTAACGATGTGGGACGCGTTGCACAAACGGGAACCGTACGGGTAGAGGAGATGATGCACGTTGAGCGTTATTCGCACGTAATGCATATTGTCTCTGATGTCCATGCAACTTTGAAAAGTGATAAAGATATGTTCGATCTCCTCGCCGCTACGTTTACGGCAGGAACTATGACGGGTGCACCAAAAATACGCTCGATGGAATTGATCGCCGAATTTGAAGGGGTAAAACGGGGCTTTTACAGCGGTACTATCGGATATTTCGGTTTTGATGGAAATATGGACAGTGCCATTACCATCCGTACCGCTCTGGTTAAAGAAAATGAGATTATCCTCCAAGCAGGAGCCGGAATCGTCGCTGATTCGGTGCATGAACTCGAATACCTCGAAGTGACCAACAAACTCGGTGCATTAACAAGTACCTTGGATGATCTCATCAATCCTACATGA
- a CDS encoding SPOR domain-containing protein, which translates to MEEKNELNDIILNKGGSGSGSKKLLLAIATLTLILIIVLVIMNSLKKDEVQKAPQAVLPPEPTAPTEIINDPLFEPVEVIQEGNETNKSNATMDLNKVAQKIKEESLKETPVASVPVAPQTAPAIPKTVQAAPAVQKVVPVAKPVEAKPVVVKTPKTEPIKAQPAIIKQEAKKAPAAPTPKPAVKAVEPKPAVATPATATEPVKQTEAKAEAKTVTTSGTTYFVQVGSFEKEPDKALFSRLNASGMKYTTQKSGDKTKVLVGPFQGEKAVQDAIGNIRQNIEAKAFRIKG; encoded by the coding sequence ATGGAAGAAAAAAACGAACTCAATGATATTATTCTCAACAAAGGGGGATCAGGTTCTGGCAGTAAAAAACTGCTATTAGCAATTGCGACCCTCACCCTTATTCTTATCATTGTACTGGTAATTATGAACTCACTTAAAAAAGATGAAGTTCAAAAAGCACCTCAAGCTGTTCTCCCTCCAGAACCGACTGCACCGACTGAAATCATCAACGATCCACTCTTTGAGCCCGTAGAAGTGATTCAAGAAGGTAATGAAACCAACAAAAGCAACGCAACTATGGATTTAAATAAAGTTGCACAAAAAATTAAAGAGGAGTCTTTGAAAGAGACTCCTGTGGCATCCGTACCTGTTGCACCACAAACTGCTCCTGCAATACCAAAAACAGTTCAAGCAGCACCTGCGGTTCAAAAAGTAGTGCCAGTTGCCAAACCTGTAGAAGCTAAACCTGTAGTTGTAAAAACCCCTAAAACTGAGCCTATTAAAGCGCAACCGGCTATCATAAAACAAGAGGCTAAAAAAGCACCTGCTGCCCCTACACCAAAACCAGCAGTTAAAGCAGTAGAACCTAAACCTGCAGTAGCGACACCTGCCACAGCCACAGAACCGGTAAAACAAACAGAAGCTAAAGCAGAGGCAAAAACTGTAACTACCAGCGGTACAACCTACTTTGTACAAGTTGGATCGTTTGAGAAAGAACCAGACAAAGCTCTATTTAGTCGTCTCAATGCAAGCGGTATGAAATACACAACACAAAAATCAGGTGATAAGACTAAAGTTCTCGTAGGACCATTCCAAGGGGAAAAAGCAGTTCAAGATGCTATCGGCAATATTCGTCAAAATATCGAAGCCAAAGCATTTAGAATAAAGGGATAA
- a CDS encoding rhodanese-like domain-containing protein, producing the protein MSKKQITNLLSWSVLALVALFLAYTKGWIFTNFESISPKQAHEMLLKDKNVVLLDVRTPDEFSQEFIEGATLIPVQALNDTLFKLEDKKDKTIIVYCHSGNRSVTASRILSDNGFHPLNLKGGIAQWKSDGLPVVH; encoded by the coding sequence ATGAGTAAAAAACAAATTACTAACCTACTTTCATGGAGTGTACTGGCTTTAGTTGCTCTCTTTTTGGCCTATACAAAGGGGTGGATTTTTACTAACTTTGAATCGATTTCACCCAAACAAGCACATGAGATGTTACTGAAGGACAAAAACGTTGTTTTACTGGATGTGCGAACTCCTGATGAGTTTTCCCAAGAGTTTATCGAAGGTGCGACTTTGATACCGGTGCAAGCATTAAATGACACCCTTTTTAAACTGGAAGATAAAAAAGATAAAACAATTATTGTTTATTGCCACAGTGGTAATCGGAGTGTTACTGCATCACGAATACTTTCAGACAATGGATTTCACCCCCTTAATCTCAAAGGGGGAATTGCTCAATGGAAAAGTGATGGGCTTCCTGTAGTCCATTAA